A region from the Oceanidesulfovibrio marinus genome encodes:
- a CDS encoding polysaccharide biosynthesis/export family protein, whose protein sequence is MIQRFGSANTLTLIAALTVLLALVGCGGSSQTVIRSEAPAQAGASDDAALSGLDQEEVELLQTLQQSTQPGELSSQEAGLVRASTTMSPSEYLAKYGSGSVDSDYQVGGEDILSIYVYEQPELTRELVPVSGDGFISFPFVGALQVAGMTTEQIGSAIRAKLMEGGYLIDPQVSVVVKEYKSKTVLILGAVETPGRYQLESNETLLDILSRAEGVSLREGGNLNRASLVRIVEDASGRQTKVSIEFDLRRLLSGQDHLANLALRDGDVIYVPMADKVYVMGEVQNPGAFVMGDNQLNIVEAIGLAGGFTRLAAPNRTKIVRKDGGVDRIFIVDVDDITEGDGQGFIVKPNDIVIVPESFF, encoded by the coding sequence AACGATTCGGAAGCGCCAATACGCTCACCTTGATTGCAGCCCTTACTGTTCTGCTGGCGCTTGTGGGCTGCGGTGGTTCCTCTCAAACCGTTATCCGTTCCGAAGCGCCGGCCCAGGCTGGCGCTTCGGATGACGCCGCACTGTCCGGGCTGGATCAGGAAGAGGTGGAATTGTTGCAGACCCTGCAGCAGTCCACGCAACCTGGTGAGCTCAGCTCGCAGGAAGCCGGGCTCGTCAGGGCCTCCACGACCATGAGTCCGTCCGAGTACCTGGCCAAGTACGGCTCCGGCTCCGTAGACAGCGACTACCAGGTGGGCGGCGAGGACATCCTCTCCATTTATGTCTACGAGCAACCGGAGCTGACGCGGGAGCTCGTGCCGGTCTCGGGCGACGGCTTCATCTCCTTCCCGTTCGTCGGCGCGCTCCAGGTGGCGGGCATGACCACGGAGCAGATCGGCTCGGCCATCCGGGCCAAGCTCATGGAAGGCGGCTACCTCATCGACCCCCAGGTCTCCGTGGTCGTTAAGGAGTACAAAAGTAAGACCGTGCTCATCCTGGGCGCGGTGGAGACTCCCGGACGCTACCAGCTGGAATCCAACGAGACGCTGCTCGACATCCTTTCCCGCGCGGAAGGCGTGAGCCTGCGTGAGGGCGGCAACCTCAACAGGGCCAGCCTCGTTCGCATCGTGGAAGATGCATCCGGCAGGCAGACCAAGGTCTCCATCGAGTTCGACCTCCGCCGGTTGCTGAGCGGGCAGGACCATCTGGCGAACCTGGCGCTCAGGGACGGCGACGTCATCTACGTGCCCATGGCCGACAAGGTCTATGTCATGGGCGAGGTGCAGAACCCAGGCGCCTTCGTCATGGGCGACAACCAGCTCAACATCGTCGAAGCTATCGGACTGGCCGGAGGCTTCACGCGGCTTGCTGCGCCGAACCGCACAAAGATCGTGCGCAAGGACGGCGGGGTGGACCGCATATTCATCGTCGACGTTGATGATATCACCGAAGGCGACGGCCAGGGATTCATCGTCAAACCCAACGATATCGTTATCGTCCCGGAGAGCTTCTTCTGA
- a CDS encoding GumC family protein, whose product MEHDREIMHLRDYLLVLRKRRWLIASIFIVVVLLAGLFTVTMQPVYEGETILSIEPDEANVVSIEEVFTVDASNTEYYQTQYNIISSRSIARRVIKELNLDESEEFFPKPGSSLVAQTARWLKETIGELKGAIMAMFKPPSSGGEGLSPEEARMQQAVAIFATRLSVEPVRNSRLVQITFEAHDPALAKQITDTIAQEYINHSMEMRLSTIQDAIAWLNKRIAKERVKVENAESRFQAFKDQHSIISDFSANIEQVKANQLADLRAKIVDAETEMIEARTRYQQTKSLMDQGQPLDSIPAVLENQLILTIKQKEVELRNRLSELSRTYGPNHPQIRSVNAELATLESRMRTEATKIMESLQNRYQLVKSRYDSLVASLQEQEKQALGLNKLAAEYNTLKSDAEGAREIFNMLVQRFKEASVSEDMPTVNIHVVDAAQVPTDPVRPKTFIYMAVAAIFGLGLGLGVAFLLEYLDNTLKTPSDVKRWLAAPFLGVIPFQRGVTSNSPGMLASVIDPKSLASEAYRSLRTNVLFSLADQEPRVFQVTSAGPGEGKTLTAINLAVTMAQNGSKTVIVDCDLRRPMVHKTLGVHRQRGVSNILANPKEDIESMILETDVPNLYVVPAGPIPPNPSELLGGKRMQELLDHLNPMFDKIIVDTPPVTAVTDASLIAGKVEGVVMVVRAFATSREVVRTGLDILRKLNAKILGVVLNGVKLEKEGYYYYQYYYYYYASDGEGGRKRRRRKTQEGAASA is encoded by the coding sequence ATGGAACACGATAGGGAAATCATGCACCTGCGGGACTACCTGCTGGTGCTTCGGAAAAGGCGTTGGCTCATCGCGAGCATTTTCATCGTTGTAGTCTTGCTTGCCGGTCTCTTCACCGTGACCATGCAGCCCGTGTACGAGGGCGAGACCATCCTGAGCATCGAGCCTGACGAAGCGAATGTCGTATCAATTGAAGAGGTGTTCACCGTGGACGCCTCCAATACGGAATACTATCAGACGCAGTACAACATCATCTCCAGCCGTTCCATTGCGCGGCGGGTGATCAAGGAGCTGAACCTCGACGAGAGCGAGGAGTTCTTTCCCAAGCCGGGCAGCTCCCTGGTGGCCCAGACGGCGCGCTGGTTGAAGGAAACCATCGGCGAGCTGAAAGGGGCCATCATGGCCATGTTCAAGCCGCCGAGCTCCGGTGGAGAAGGGCTCTCTCCGGAAGAAGCCCGCATGCAACAGGCCGTGGCCATCTTTGCGACACGGCTCTCTGTGGAACCCGTGCGGAACTCCCGGCTGGTGCAGATAACCTTCGAGGCGCACGATCCCGCTCTGGCCAAGCAGATTACCGACACCATCGCCCAGGAGTACATCAACCACAGCATGGAGATGCGTCTCTCCACCATCCAGGATGCTATCGCCTGGCTGAACAAACGCATCGCCAAGGAACGGGTGAAGGTTGAGAACGCCGAGAGCAGGTTCCAGGCGTTCAAGGACCAGCACAGCATCATCTCCGACTTTTCCGCGAACATCGAGCAGGTCAAGGCCAACCAGCTTGCCGATCTGCGCGCCAAGATCGTGGATGCCGAGACGGAGATGATCGAGGCCAGAACCCGCTACCAGCAGACCAAGAGCCTGATGGACCAGGGGCAGCCGCTGGACTCCATTCCCGCGGTCCTGGAAAACCAGCTCATCCTCACCATCAAGCAGAAAGAAGTGGAGTTGCGCAACCGTCTGAGCGAGCTCTCCAGAACCTACGGCCCCAACCACCCGCAGATCCGTTCCGTGAACGCCGAGCTGGCGACCCTCGAATCGAGGATGCGCACCGAGGCGACCAAGATCATGGAATCGCTGCAGAACCGGTACCAGCTCGTCAAGTCGCGCTATGATTCGCTGGTGGCCTCGCTCCAGGAGCAGGAAAAGCAGGCTCTCGGGCTCAACAAGCTCGCCGCCGAGTACAATACGCTCAAGAGCGACGCCGAGGGCGCCCGCGAAATCTTCAACATGCTCGTGCAGCGCTTCAAGGAGGCATCGGTCAGCGAGGACATGCCCACCGTCAACATCCACGTGGTGGACGCCGCGCAGGTGCCGACGGACCCGGTCCGACCCAAGACCTTCATCTACATGGCCGTGGCCGCCATCTTCGGCCTGGGCCTTGGTCTGGGCGTGGCCTTCCTCCTGGAGTACCTGGACAACACCCTGAAGACGCCGAGTGACGTCAAGCGCTGGCTTGCGGCGCCGTTCCTCGGGGTCATCCCATTCCAGAGGGGCGTGACCAGCAACAGCCCCGGCATGCTCGCTTCGGTCATCGATCCAAAATCGCTTGCCAGCGAGGCGTACAGGAGCTTGCGCACCAACGTACTCTTTTCCCTGGCCGACCAGGAGCCCAGGGTCTTCCAGGTTACCAGCGCCGGGCCGGGCGAGGGCAAGACCCTGACCGCCATCAACCTGGCCGTGACCATGGCCCAGAACGGCTCCAAGACGGTCATCGTCGACTGCGACCTGCGCCGGCCCATGGTCCACAAAACGCTGGGCGTGCATCGGCAGCGGGGCGTCTCCAACATCCTGGCCAATCCCAAGGAGGACATCGAGTCGATGATCCTGGAGACGGACGTGCCCAACCTCTATGTGGTGCCGGCCGGACCCATTCCGCCCAACCCCTCGGAGCTCCTGGGCGGCAAACGCATGCAGGAGCTGCTGGACCATCTGAATCCCATGTTCGACAAGATCATCGTGGATACGCCGCCTGTCACGGCGGTGACGGACGCCAGCCTTATCGCCGGCAAGGTCGAGGGCGTGGTCATGGTTGTGCGCGCCTTCGCCACAAGCCGCGAGGTCGTGCGCACCGGACTGGACATCCTGCGCAAGCTCAACGCCAAGATCCTCGGCGTGGTGCTCAACGGCGTGAAGCTCGAAAAAGAAGGGTACTACTACTACCAGTACTACTATTACTACTACGCCTCGGACGGCGAAGGCGGCCGCAAGAGAAGACGGCGGAAGACCCAAGAGGGGGCCGCCTCTGCATGA
- a CDS encoding tyrosine-protein phosphatase, which yields MIDCHHHIIPSFDDGARDPSVTLKMCRIAVEDGVRGIIATPHHRNGLYNSKPEVVREKVAKLNKSIGKIGLDLTIYPGCEAHISPHLAESVEAGETLTLNDGCYLLLELPPQEMPLGVEQLVFDLQMRGIYPILAHPERIGSVQRDPDSILPLVHAGVLMQLTALSLTGGFGHEAQECAETLVTRRMAHIIASDAHSFRHRTPKMSMAMEAAAILLEDEDEARRMVDDVPSMVLRGEPYDPPPPVEAPPQKRSFFSFLWGR from the coding sequence ATGATCGATTGCCACCATCATATCATCCCCTCGTTTGATGATGGAGCAAGAGACCCGAGCGTTACTCTGAAAATGTGCCGCATCGCGGTGGAGGATGGGGTGCGCGGGATCATCGCCACCCCCCATCACCGCAACGGGTTGTACAACTCCAAGCCGGAGGTCGTGCGAGAGAAGGTCGCCAAGCTCAACAAGTCCATCGGGAAGATCGGTCTGGACCTGACCATCTACCCGGGCTGCGAGGCGCATATCTCGCCGCATCTGGCTGAATCCGTCGAAGCCGGCGAAACCCTGACCCTCAACGACGGCTGCTACCTGCTGCTGGAGCTGCCGCCGCAGGAGATGCCCCTGGGCGTGGAGCAGCTCGTCTTTGATCTGCAGATGCGCGGCATCTATCCCATATTGGCCCATCCGGAGCGCATCGGCAGCGTGCAGCGCGATCCGGACAGCATCTTGCCGCTGGTGCATGCAGGCGTGCTCATGCAGCTCACCGCCCTGAGCCTCACCGGCGGTTTCGGTCACGAAGCCCAGGAGTGCGCCGAAACACTCGTGACCCGGCGCATGGCGCACATCATTGCCAGCGATGCCCACTCGTTCCGGCACAGGACGCCGAAAATGAGCATGGCCATGGAGGCAGCCGCCATACTCCTCGAAGACGAGGACGAGGCGCGACGCATGGTCGATGATGTCCCGTCTATGGTGCTCCGGGGCGAGCCGTACGACCCCCCGCCGCCAGTGGAAGCACCGCCGCAAAAGCGGTCCTTCTTCTCATTCCTGTGGGGGAGATGA
- a CDS encoding O-antigen ligase family protein, with amino-acid sequence MKENSHGDEFKLTDTLIVLVLLTLGLVQLAFGGVFVWSYSRMTAALLGLAIITMLVRFIRLFIDAKPMALPGPVFLLPFVFLFLGFTQVIPLPPGLVGILSPERLRQVDQLAGIGAVDPHSWITLSIAPHTTWLWMARLASYITAFVLVVYSVRSRKRAIAIILVLAGFALFQIFYGSVQAYSHTPRIWWWVKDLHESFVSGTYFNRNHLAGFLEIVLPLWLGFTFWMVHLHAMRKLPKEVVEAAEKSRHRRRRVKADSPRYYSWRKIGLRQKLVSLASRLERQARPAACYTVGAVLFVGLLLTGSRGGILAFIASLIVMGVLMLFFKKFNVRVKALAVLVGFSLVLGLFIGMEQTMERFEQEEGLYHRIAISRSVLPTVGDYAVAGAGLGNFRQPYLAHSLPRYGGRIELIYAHNDWLQIAVEAGIPGMILSAAGFFALLFWGFRRWRRRHDIFILGVGLGLLAGIISLGLHSLTDFNMQIPANAMTFAMAIGLLAAVLTMRHTKNGLAPGFWEQGIIVQSRFNAMVLLLIGIVVAGVLLDKSMSHAIAENICATERNPMKRVTHPCGFDEVFKALDVDPADPSLWARLGAIYQEQQGQSRALRALHAKKAVKAYTESLVRQPVNGRSWLYLGESRLKLFVVTGDFTDLELAEEAFAVALQQRPNDAQLLSRLAEHRLWLARLMPPGPLSRNLKNDGIFFAKRSLQCWRWDWRQVVPMVLLYTQDPEDLKQIVPDHEDPGRKIVRYLEKQDIHFPPDTFAWEKEESGA; translated from the coding sequence ATGAAAGAGAATTCGCATGGCGACGAGTTTAAGCTCACAGATACTCTGATCGTTTTGGTCCTGCTCACGCTGGGGCTGGTCCAGCTCGCCTTTGGCGGTGTCTTTGTCTGGAGCTACTCGCGCATGACGGCGGCGTTGCTCGGGCTGGCCATCATCACGATGCTGGTGCGTTTCATCCGCCTGTTCATCGATGCGAAGCCCATGGCCCTGCCCGGGCCGGTTTTTCTGCTGCCGTTTGTCTTTCTCTTTCTCGGATTCACTCAAGTCATTCCCCTGCCTCCGGGGCTGGTGGGGATCCTCTCGCCGGAGCGCCTGCGCCAGGTGGATCAGCTCGCCGGGATCGGCGCCGTGGACCCGCACAGCTGGATCACCCTGTCCATTGCGCCGCACACCACGTGGCTCTGGATGGCCAGGCTCGCCTCGTACATCACGGCGTTTGTGCTTGTGGTGTACAGCGTGCGCAGCCGGAAGCGCGCCATCGCAATTATCCTTGTCCTGGCGGGCTTCGCCCTGTTTCAGATTTTCTACGGGTCGGTGCAGGCGTACTCCCACACGCCGCGAATCTGGTGGTGGGTCAAGGACCTGCATGAATCTTTCGTCAGCGGCACGTACTTCAACCGAAACCACTTGGCGGGATTCCTGGAGATAGTCCTGCCGCTGTGGCTGGGCTTCACTTTCTGGATGGTCCACCTGCACGCCATGCGCAAGCTGCCCAAAGAGGTGGTGGAGGCGGCGGAAAAAAGCCGCCACCGCAGAAGGCGCGTGAAGGCGGATTCCCCGCGCTACTACTCCTGGCGCAAGATAGGCCTGCGCCAGAAGCTGGTGAGCCTTGCTTCGCGCCTGGAGCGCCAGGCCAGACCGGCCGCCTGCTACACAGTAGGCGCCGTGCTCTTCGTCGGCCTGCTGCTCACCGGGTCGCGCGGCGGCATCCTCGCGTTCATCGCCAGCCTTATCGTCATGGGCGTGCTGATGCTGTTCTTCAAAAAGTTCAACGTCAGGGTGAAGGCGCTGGCCGTCCTCGTGGGCTTCAGCCTGGTGCTCGGACTGTTCATCGGCATGGAGCAGACCATGGAGCGGTTCGAGCAGGAGGAAGGCCTGTATCACCGCATCGCCATCAGCCGCTCCGTACTGCCCACGGTAGGCGATTACGCCGTGGCCGGTGCCGGCCTTGGCAACTTTCGGCAGCCGTACCTGGCGCACAGCCTGCCGCGATACGGCGGCCGCATAGAGCTGATCTATGCCCACAACGACTGGCTGCAGATCGCCGTGGAGGCTGGCATCCCCGGCATGATCCTTTCGGCGGCCGGGTTCTTTGCGCTGCTGTTCTGGGGATTCCGGCGCTGGCGGCGCAGACACGACATCTTCATCCTCGGAGTCGGTCTCGGTCTGCTCGCGGGCATCATCAGCCTGGGGCTGCACTCGCTCACCGACTTCAACATGCAGATACCGGCCAACGCGATGACATTCGCCATGGCCATCGGCCTGCTGGCGGCCGTGCTGACCATGCGCCATACAAAGAACGGCCTCGCCCCCGGCTTCTGGGAGCAGGGGATCATCGTGCAGAGCCGTTTCAACGCCATGGTGCTGCTGCTCATAGGCATTGTGGTGGCCGGCGTGCTTCTGGACAAGAGCATGAGCCACGCCATCGCCGAAAACATCTGCGCCACGGAGCGCAACCCCATGAAGCGGGTGACGCATCCGTGCGGTTTCGACGAGGTTTTCAAGGCATTGGACGTGGACCCCGCCGACCCCTCGCTCTGGGCCAGGCTCGGCGCCATTTACCAGGAGCAGCAGGGGCAGAGCAGGGCGCTGCGCGCTCTGCACGCGAAAAAGGCCGTCAAGGCCTACACCGAATCCCTGGTGCGCCAACCGGTCAATGGCCGCAGCTGGCTTTACCTCGGGGAGAGCAGGCTCAAGTTGTTCGTGGTTACAGGAGACTTTACAGACCTGGAGCTGGCCGAAGAGGCCTTTGCCGTGGCCTTGCAGCAGCGACCCAACGATGCGCAGCTTCTGAGCCGTCTGGCCGAGCACCGGCTGTGGCTGGCCAGGCTTATGCCGCCGGGGCCGCTCAGCCGTAATCTCAAGAACGACGGCATCTTCTTCGCCAAACGCTCGTTGCAGTGCTGGCGGTGGGACTGGCGCCAGGTGGTGCCCATGGTCCTGCTCTATACCCAGGACCCCGAAGATCTGAAGCAGATTGTACCCGACCATGAGGACCCGGGCAGGAAGATCGTGCGCTATCTTGAAAAACAGGATATCCACTTTCCCCCCGACACTTTTGCTTGGGAAAAAGAGGAATCAGGTGCGTAA
- a CDS encoding undecaprenyl-phosphate glucose phosphotransferase, with amino-acid sequence MNRIDNPYQHLALSALQVGDAVLAGGLFYAFWKMHVIPVGTEMEYQVLTLLIAFAAPASMSLSGAYRRWRTSSVFAELRSVATGCIILFIGLAVAGALLKVNQIYSRVLFGEWFLTWSATLLLARALVRNVLRVVRKRGGNIRKAVVVGAGNTSKRIAEAIASEPGLGIRLLGLFDDSKGGQQDTLPVLGTTKEVLEYVNREKVDIVYISLPMRKEAKIRRVVGALSDSTASVYIAPDMFSYGLLLSGQTDYLGGTPTIALWESPFHGVSSIIKRLSDIVLSSVILFLISPLMLAIALAVKLSSKGPVFFVQWRYGLNGEPIRVFKFRTMRVMEDGYEFVQAVRDDPRVTRVGAFLRKTSLDELPQFINVLLGTMSVVGPRPHAVSMNEEYRKLIAGYMLRHKIKPGITGLAQVNGYRGETDTVDKMEGRVRFDLEYIRKWSLLLDLIIIGKTIKHCVTADAY; translated from the coding sequence ATGAACCGCATAGACAATCCATATCAACACCTCGCGTTGTCCGCCCTTCAGGTGGGCGATGCGGTTCTGGCCGGAGGGCTTTTCTACGCCTTCTGGAAAATGCACGTAATCCCCGTCGGTACGGAGATGGAGTACCAGGTGCTTACGCTGCTCATCGCCTTTGCCGCTCCCGCCAGCATGAGCCTGTCCGGCGCGTACCGCAGGTGGCGCACTTCGAGTGTCTTCGCCGAGCTGCGCAGCGTGGCCACCGGGTGTATCATTCTGTTCATCGGTCTGGCCGTGGCCGGAGCGCTGCTCAAGGTCAACCAGATCTACTCTCGTGTTCTCTTCGGTGAATGGTTCCTGACATGGTCCGCCACGCTTCTCTTGGCGCGGGCTCTGGTCCGCAATGTTCTGCGCGTTGTGCGCAAACGCGGCGGCAACATCCGCAAGGCGGTCGTGGTCGGGGCCGGCAACACCAGCAAACGCATTGCCGAGGCCATAGCCAGTGAGCCTGGTCTTGGCATCCGCCTGCTCGGCCTGTTTGATGATTCCAAGGGCGGGCAGCAGGATACGTTGCCCGTGCTCGGAACCACCAAAGAGGTGCTGGAGTACGTGAACCGCGAGAAGGTCGACATCGTCTACATCTCTCTGCCCATGCGCAAGGAAGCGAAGATCCGGCGGGTGGTGGGTGCGCTTTCCGATTCCACGGCCTCCGTGTACATCGCGCCCGACATGTTCTCCTACGGACTGCTGCTTTCGGGCCAGACAGACTACCTGGGCGGAACTCCCACCATAGCTCTTTGGGAGAGCCCCTTCCACGGCGTCAGCTCCATCATCAAGCGGCTTTCGGACATCGTGCTCTCCAGCGTGATCCTCTTCCTCATCTCGCCGCTCATGCTGGCCATCGCCCTGGCCGTGAAGCTGTCCTCCAAGGGCCCTGTGTTCTTCGTCCAGTGGCGGTACGGTCTTAACGGCGAGCCCATCCGCGTCTTCAAGTTCCGCACCATGCGCGTGATGGAGGACGGCTACGAGTTCGTGCAGGCCGTGCGGGACGATCCGCGCGTGACCAGGGTAGGCGCCTTCCTGCGCAAGACCAGTCTGGACGAGCTGCCGCAGTTCATCAACGTCCTGCTGGGCACCATGAGCGTGGTGGGGCCGCGGCCACACGCCGTGTCCATGAACGAGGAGTACCGCAAGCTCATCGCCGGCTACATGCTGCGCCACAAGATCAAGCCCGGCATCACCGGTCTGGCGCAGGTGAACGGCTACCGCGGCGAGACGGATACCGTGGACAAGATGGAAGGGCGTGTACGCTTCGATCTGGAGTACATCAGGAAGTGGTCGCTGCTGCTCGATCTGATCATCATCGGCAAGACCATCAAGCACTGTGTGACAGCGGACGCCTACTAG
- a CDS encoding O-antigen ligase family protein, with protein sequence MIAYLIMIARIFSEQFEPLSAVIGVLLIVVFLVVAILGKIRTLKGDYFFIKFMLVYVLVNALWGLVSLYNFGTILVSPIVYELAKPLSLICFYWVMRNGALLNVRRYNGLLMMIIAIYAGIGYYSGMTVASGMVARATWPAAHHNYIGVTFAILLAYVIFSDQNKFFRLIMAGGLFIGLGATKSLSALLLFGTTVGLYYVFKRNLVKIAIIGGAIVLIFMVAGEFFWQKRMVEFSENLKDFMYIWQTQPEIFFGDSSKWRIVNWSLLFGQFEIHPYLGWGTLSYKIVNPMRMFRGTLGGYHPHSEFLKWLVCFGITGTIILMSTLLYYAVKSAFDKYKDMPLVNAITLGSIIGTFFGSGFMYQAMMMIIIIMICKTIPEVEEAHAEEPESSESRISTISWA encoded by the coding sequence ATGATAGCCTATCTGATAATGATCGCGAGAATCTTCTCGGAGCAGTTCGAACCCTTGAGCGCGGTTATCGGCGTGCTCCTGATCGTCGTCTTTCTGGTGGTGGCGATTCTTGGCAAGATCAGAACGCTCAAGGGCGACTACTTTTTCATCAAGTTCATGCTCGTCTATGTCCTGGTGAATGCGTTGTGGGGGCTGGTGTCGCTTTACAACTTCGGCACTATCCTGGTTTCTCCCATAGTGTATGAGCTCGCAAAGCCACTGTCGCTCATCTGCTTTTACTGGGTCATGCGCAACGGGGCGCTGCTGAATGTTAGGCGATACAATGGATTGCTGATGATGATCATAGCAATCTACGCAGGTATCGGATATTACTCCGGCATGACTGTCGCCAGCGGCATGGTCGCGCGTGCTACATGGCCGGCTGCCCACCACAACTACATCGGCGTTACATTCGCCATTCTCCTCGCATACGTTATTTTCTCGGATCAGAACAAGTTCTTCCGCCTTATCATGGCAGGCGGGTTGTTCATCGGCCTGGGAGCAACAAAGAGTCTGTCCGCACTGCTGCTTTTCGGAACAACTGTCGGGCTGTATTACGTATTCAAGCGCAATCTGGTCAAAATCGCGATCATCGGTGGCGCCATCGTCCTCATCTTCATGGTGGCGGGCGAGTTCTTCTGGCAGAAACGGATGGTGGAGTTCTCGGAAAACCTCAAGGACTTCATGTACATCTGGCAGACGCAGCCAGAAATTTTCTTCGGCGACTCCAGCAAGTGGCGCATCGTGAACTGGAGCCTGCTCTTCGGGCAGTTCGAGATACACCCCTATCTCGGCTGGGGCACGCTCTCCTATAAAATTGTCAATCCCATGCGTATGTTCCGTGGAACCCTGGGCGGATACCATCCGCACTCGGAGTTTCTCAAGTGGCTCGTGTGCTTCGGCATTACTGGAACAATCATCCTGATGTCGACTCTGTTGTACTACGCCGTCAAATCGGCGTTTGATAAGTACAAGGATATGCCGCTGGTCAATGCGATCACATTGGGCAGCATAATCGGTACGTTCTTCGGGTCGGGATTCATGTATCAGGCTATGATGATGATCATTATCATTATGATATGCAAGACGATCCCGGAAGTGGAAGAAGCACACGCCGAAGAACCAGAATCAAGTGAATCGCGAATTTCAACTATATCCTGGGCATAG
- a CDS encoding glycosyltransferase family 4 protein: MNILLVNKYYYVTGGPESYMFNVTSKLEELGHTVYPLCLDVEQNIESEYSKYFISSPYPERQSHHAPGSGLGTQAKLFLRSIYSREAARKTQQMIDDFDIDIVYCLNIANYISPSVIDVGKKNGKRVLHRLSDYNMVCPQQYFYKHKKVCLECKSSLLRAIPDRCVKQSLPATVGRVVSMKLHRLLKLYEKVDAFICPSSFMRDQLVELGMGANRVHYLPSLVNVDSKPDEQALRSDRSYVLYLGRLSVEKGLDYLLDAMDQPGNEDIPLVLAGVGPEMEALQAQARGLKNRNIEFRGFVQREELDELLQGSAFTVAPSIWHDNSPMSVFESLAAGKAVIATPLGGLRDQVGDEEAGLFVEPNDSESLGKAINRLWNDDDLRETLSRGAYHRFATHFDPEMHMSGLLKLMTA; this comes from the coding sequence ATGAATATTCTTCTGGTCAATAAGTACTACTATGTGACGGGCGGTCCAGAAAGCTACATGTTCAATGTCACGAGCAAGCTGGAAGAGCTCGGACATACCGTGTATCCATTGTGCCTGGATGTGGAACAAAACATCGAGTCCGAGTATTCGAAGTACTTCATCAGCTCCCCATACCCGGAGCGCCAGAGCCACCATGCGCCGGGCAGCGGCCTGGGCACGCAGGCAAAGCTCTTCCTGCGCTCGATCTACTCCAGGGAAGCGGCACGGAAGACACAGCAGATGATCGACGACTTTGATATCGACATCGTCTACTGCCTCAACATCGCCAACTACATCTCGCCCAGCGTCATTGATGTGGGCAAGAAGAACGGAAAACGTGTCCTGCACCGTCTTTCGGACTACAATATGGTCTGCCCGCAGCAGTACTTCTACAAGCACAAAAAGGTCTGCCTGGAGTGCAAGAGCAGCCTGCTGCGGGCCATCCCGGACCGCTGCGTCAAGCAGTCCCTGCCCGCCACCGTGGGCCGCGTCGTTTCCATGAAGCTGCACCGCCTCCTGAAGCTGTACGAGAAGGTGGACGCCTTCATCTGCCCGTCGTCCTTCATGCGCGACCAGCTCGTGGAGCTCGGCATGGGCGCGAACAGGGTCCACTATCTGCCCAGTCTGGTCAATGTGGACTCCAAGCCGGACGAGCAGGCGCTGCGCTCGGACCGTTCCTACGTCCTCTACCTGGGCCGGCTCAGCGTGGAAAAAGGGCTGGACTATCTGCTGGACGCCATGGACCAGCCCGGCAATGAGGACATCCCCTTGGTGCTGGCCGGCGTGGGTCCGGAGATGGAGGCGTTGCAGGCGCAGGCCAGGGGGCTGAAGAACCGCAACATCGAGTTCCGCGGCTTTGTGCAGCGCGAGGAGTTGGACGAGCTGCTGCAGGGCAGCGCCTTCACCGTGGCGCCGTCCATCTGGCACGACAACTCGCCCATGTCCGTGTTCGAGTCCCTGGCCGCGGGCAAGGCGGTTATCGCCACGCCGCTGGGCGGGCTGCGCGACCAGGTGGGCGACGAGGAAGCCGGCCTGTTTGTGGAACCCAACGATTCGGAGTCATTGGGAAAAGCAATCAACCGGCTGTGGAATGACGACGACCTGCGGGAGACGCTGTCCCGCGGCGCATACCACCGTTTCGCCACGCATTTCGACCCTGAGATGCACATGAGCGGGCTCCTGAAACTGATGACGGCATGA